From Streptomyces sp. TLI_105, the proteins below share one genomic window:
- a CDS encoding SigB/SigF/SigG family RNA polymerase sigma factor translates to MSTAGERSDTLLTTAGPAPDTTGAATRRAALDGLPEPACPTAVSTDDARTLSVALFSRLRALEEGTPEHAYVRNTLVELNLSLVKFAARRFRNRAEPVEDIVQVGTIGLIKAIDRFDPDRTVDFSAFALPTIVGEMKRFFRDTSWAVRVPRRLQELRIDLAKAADALEQGLGRRPTRAELAAQLHLTEEEVSEGQLAAHGYAARSLDLPAGDEDAAPGAGARHLASAEPSYELIESLTALRPLLARLDDRDRRILELRFGEELTQAEIGHRIGLSQMHVSRLLTRILGELKDGLLQDDATADGTDG, encoded by the coding sequence ATGTCCACCGCCGGAGAACGCTCCGACACCCTGCTCACCACCGCAGGCCCCGCCCCCGACACCACGGGGGCCGCCACCCGCCGGGCGGCGCTCGACGGACTGCCCGAGCCCGCGTGTCCGACCGCCGTCTCCACGGACGACGCCCGGACCCTGTCCGTCGCGCTGTTCTCCCGGCTCCGGGCCCTGGAGGAGGGGACCCCGGAGCACGCGTACGTCCGCAACACCCTGGTCGAGCTCAACCTCAGCCTCGTCAAGTTCGCCGCCCGGAGGTTCCGGAACCGCGCCGAGCCCGTCGAGGACATCGTCCAGGTCGGCACGATCGGCCTGATCAAGGCGATCGACCGCTTCGACCCCGACCGCACCGTCGACTTCTCCGCCTTCGCGCTCCCCACCATCGTCGGCGAGATGAAGCGGTTCTTCCGGGACACCAGCTGGGCCGTACGGGTCCCCCGCCGGCTCCAGGAGCTGCGGATCGACCTCGCGAAGGCGGCCGACGCCCTGGAACAGGGCCTCGGACGCCGCCCCACCCGGGCGGAACTGGCCGCACAGCTGCACCTCACGGAGGAGGAGGTCTCCGAGGGCCAGCTCGCGGCACACGGCTACGCGGCCCGGTCCCTGGACCTCCCCGCAGGCGACGAGGACGCCGCGCCCGGCGCGGGCGCCCGTCACCTGGCCAGCGCGGAACCCTCGTACGAGCTGATCGAGTCGCTGACGGCGCTGCGGCCGCTGCTCGCCCGGCTCGACGACCGCGACCGGCGCATCCTGGAACTCCGCTTCGGCGAGGAGCTCACCCAGGCGGAGATAGGCCACCGGATCGGCCTCTCCCAGATGCACGTCTCGCGCCTGCTCACGCGCATCCTCGGCGAACTCAAGGACGGCCTCCTCCAGGACGACGCCACGGCGGACGGCACGGACGGCTGA
- a CDS encoding universal stress protein: protein MNSSDGDSRVVVGVDGSPSSYAALRRAVRQALRSGATLDVVGVYDVPGATGWSAPPVDAAFVEEQAAKALSEELGSALSRIGEVPPLEQHIVRGNPAEVLIEASARAELLVVGSRGRGGFTSLLLGSVGQQCAVHASCPVVIVRANASEEAASAGLSP from the coding sequence ATGAACTCCAGCGACGGCGATTCCCGCGTGGTCGTGGGCGTCGACGGCTCGCCCTCGTCGTACGCGGCGCTGCGGCGGGCGGTCCGGCAGGCCCTGCGGTCCGGAGCGACCCTGGACGTCGTCGGCGTCTACGACGTGCCCGGTGCGACGGGATGGTCCGCGCCGCCCGTGGACGCCGCGTTCGTCGAGGAACAGGCCGCGAAGGCGCTGTCCGAGGAACTCGGCTCCGCGCTCTCCCGGATCGGCGAGGTGCCGCCGCTGGAGCAGCACATCGTCCGCGGCAACCCCGCCGAGGTCCTGATCGAGGCGTCGGCCCGCGCCGAGCTGCTCGTCGTGGGCAGCCGCGGCCGGGGCGGCTTCACGAGCCTGCTCCTGGGCTCGGTCGGCCAGCAGTGCGCCGTGCACGCGTCCTGTCCCGTCGTCATCGTCCGCGCGAACGCCTCGGAAGAGGCGGCCTCCGCGGGCCTGTCCCCCTGA
- a CDS encoding ATP-binding protein, translated as MTGPPIRHATTRTRRYELAGGDGVVRECRDLAQRALSEWFGAAGEPGRVPVEDTLLLVSEVVTNAFTHGGVPYELRLDGADGRLWVQVSDTSPARPRPHGRHRPSLPSGHGLYLLERLAAAWGCVPRARGKAVWFEVEVTARPDERDPA; from the coding sequence ATGACCGGCCCACCCATCCGGCATGCGACCACTCGTACCCGCCGCTACGAGCTGGCGGGGGGCGACGGAGTGGTACGGGAATGCCGTGATCTCGCCCAACGGGCCCTGAGCGAATGGTTCGGGGCCGCCGGGGAGCCGGGGCGGGTCCCCGTCGAGGACACCCTGCTGCTGGTCTCCGAGGTCGTCACCAACGCCTTCACCCACGGCGGCGTCCCGTACGAGCTGCGGCTCGACGGCGCCGACGGCCGGCTGTGGGTCCAGGTCAGCGACACGAGCCCGGCACGCCCCCGGCCCCACGGACGGCACCGTCCGAGCCTCCCCTCCGGCCACGGCCTCTACCTCCTGGAGCGGCTGGCGGCGGCCTGGGGCTGCGTCCCCCGGGCCCGCGGCAAGGCCGTCTGGTTCGAGGTGGAGGTGACGGCCCGGCCCGACGAACGGGACCCGGCCTGA
- a CDS encoding DUF6213 family protein: protein MNASMSLVHVPGGPLLLPADEVTLLLRHLASHWMDSADDEDSGLEPETVEALVSALTEVADRIDAECIGLMPLSDEGEAGSDGGVPPPL, encoded by the coding sequence ATGAACGCGTCGATGTCCCTCGTCCACGTCCCCGGCGGTCCGCTCCTGCTGCCCGCCGACGAAGTGACCCTCCTGCTGCGACACCTCGCGTCCCATTGGATGGACTCGGCCGACGACGAAGACTCGGGCCTCGAACCGGAGACGGTCGAGGCGCTGGTCAGCGCGCTGACGGAGGTCGCCGACCGGATCGACGCCGAGTGCATCGGGCTCATGCCGCTCAGCGACGAGGGAGAGGCCGGGAGCGACGGAGGAGTGCCGCCGCCCCTGTGA
- a CDS encoding universal stress protein, which yields MDTQGQGRRVVVGIDGSPASYEALRWAVRHARLTGAAVDAVAAYELPGVAGWSAPPVDTGFDGVQAERALADEIQTVLVGADDVRLREHVVRGNPAEVLTEAASGAELLVVGSRGRGGFTSLLLGSVSQQCALHAPCPVVIVRPDATERT from the coding sequence ATGGACACCCAGGGGCAGGGCCGCCGCGTGGTGGTCGGGATCGACGGGTCTCCGGCCTCCTACGAGGCGCTGCGGTGGGCGGTGCGTCACGCCCGGCTGACCGGGGCCGCCGTGGACGCGGTGGCGGCCTACGAGCTGCCCGGAGTCGCGGGCTGGTCGGCTCCCCCGGTGGACACCGGCTTCGACGGCGTCCAGGCGGAGCGGGCGCTGGCCGACGAGATCCAGACCGTCCTCGTCGGGGCCGACGACGTGCGGCTGCGCGAGCACGTGGTGCGCGGCAACCCGGCCGAGGTCCTGACGGAGGCGGCGTCGGGCGCGGAGCTCCTCGTGGTGGGCAGCAGGGGCCGCGGCGGGTTCACCAGCCTGCTCCTGGGCTCCGTCAGCCAGCAGTGCGCCCTGCACGCGCCCTGCCCCGTCGTCATCGTCCGCCCGGACGCCACCGAGAGGACGTGA
- a CDS encoding thiamine pyrophosphate-requiring protein: MSGPQVSDRILERLREWGVTHVFGYPGDGINGLLAAWGRAGDEPRFVQARHEEMAAFEAVGYAKFSGGLGVCVATSGPGAVHLLNGLYDAKLDHVPVVALVGQTDRSAMGGSYQQEIDLHSLFKDVASDYLETVTVPEQLPNVLDRAIRTAFARRAPTALIVPADVQELEYSPPTHAHKMVPSSLDVSGWTPVPDEESLRRAAELLDAGERVAMLVGQGAAGARAEVVETAERLGAGVAKALLGLDVLSDELPYVTGSIGLLGSRPSYELMRECDTLLTIGSNFPYSEFLPPYGQARAVQIDIEPHMVGLRYPYEVNLVGDAAATLRALLPLLSRKEDREWQESVVAGTRRWRSVMERRAEVAADPVNPELVAHALDPLLPEDAMITADAGSVANWYARHVRMRGRMRGSLSGTLASMGSAMPYAIGAKFAHPDRPVIALVGDGAMQMNGLAELVTVAKYADGWADPRFVVAVWNNHDLSQVSWEMRAMGGSPPFEASQSIPDVQYAAFARSLGMEGVRVTGPDGVESAWRAALTADGPTVLDFRTDPDVPPIPPHSTWDQIEDTLASLARADGGRAHLVKQGLKAKMQEFLPGRGGR, from the coding sequence ATGAGCGGGCCGCAGGTGTCGGACCGGATCCTCGAACGGCTGCGGGAATGGGGCGTCACCCACGTCTTCGGCTATCCCGGCGACGGGATCAACGGACTCCTCGCCGCCTGGGGGCGGGCCGGTGACGAGCCACGGTTCGTCCAGGCCCGGCACGAGGAGATGGCGGCCTTCGAGGCCGTCGGCTACGCGAAGTTCTCCGGAGGGCTCGGCGTGTGCGTCGCCACCTCCGGACCGGGCGCGGTCCATCTGCTCAACGGGCTGTACGACGCCAAGCTGGACCACGTGCCGGTGGTGGCGCTCGTCGGCCAGACCGACCGCAGCGCCATGGGCGGCTCGTACCAGCAGGAAATCGACCTGCACAGCCTCTTCAAGGACGTCGCCTCCGACTATCTGGAGACGGTCACCGTGCCGGAACAGCTGCCGAACGTGCTGGACCGGGCGATCCGCACCGCCTTCGCCCGCCGGGCGCCGACCGCGCTGATCGTTCCGGCCGACGTCCAGGAGCTGGAGTACAGTCCGCCGACGCACGCCCACAAGATGGTGCCGTCCAGCCTCGACGTGAGCGGCTGGACGCCGGTACCCGACGAGGAGTCGCTGCGGCGCGCGGCCGAGCTCCTCGACGCGGGCGAGCGGGTGGCCATGCTCGTCGGCCAGGGCGCCGCCGGGGCCCGCGCCGAGGTCGTGGAGACGGCCGAGCGGCTCGGCGCCGGCGTGGCGAAGGCGCTGCTCGGCCTGGACGTGCTGAGCGACGAACTGCCGTACGTGACGGGGTCGATCGGGCTGCTCGGCTCCCGTCCCTCCTACGAGCTGATGCGGGAGTGCGACACGCTGCTGACGATCGGCTCCAACTTCCCGTACTCCGAGTTCCTGCCGCCGTACGGGCAGGCGAGGGCCGTGCAGATCGACATCGAGCCGCACATGGTCGGGCTGCGCTACCCGTACGAGGTGAACCTCGTCGGCGACGCGGCGGCCACGCTCCGCGCACTGCTGCCGCTGCTGTCGCGGAAGGAGGACCGGGAGTGGCAGGAGTCGGTCGTGGCCGGGACGCGTCGCTGGCGGAGCGTGATGGAGCGCAGGGCGGAGGTGGCCGCCGATCCCGTCAATCCCGAGCTCGTCGCCCATGCCCTCGACCCGCTGCTGCCGGAGGACGCGATGATCACCGCCGACGCCGGCTCGGTGGCGAACTGGTACGCCCGGCACGTGCGGATGCGGGGGCGGATGCGCGGCTCGCTGTCGGGCACGCTCGCCTCCATGGGCAGCGCGATGCCGTACGCGATCGGCGCCAAGTTCGCCCACCCGGACCGTCCCGTGATCGCGCTGGTGGGCGACGGCGCGATGCAGATGAACGGCCTCGCCGAACTGGTGACCGTGGCGAAGTACGCGGACGGGTGGGCCGACCCCCGGTTCGTCGTGGCCGTCTGGAACAACCACGACCTCAGCCAGGTGAGCTGGGAGATGCGGGCCATGGGCGGCTCTCCTCCCTTCGAGGCCTCCCAGTCGATCCCCGACGTGCAGTACGCGGCCTTCGCGCGTTCGCTCGGCATGGAGGGCGTCCGGGTCACCGGTCCGGACGGCGTCGAGAGCGCCTGGCGCGCGGCGCTCACGGCGGACGGACCGACCGTCCTGGACTTCCGCACCGATCCCGACGTGCCGCCGATCCCGCCGCACTCGACCTGGGACCAGATCGAGGACACGCTGGCCTCGCTCGCCCGGGCCGACGGCGGGCGGGCCCACCTGGTCAAACAGGGCCTGAAGGCGAAGATGCAGGAGTTCCTGCCCGGCCGGGGCGGGCGGTGA
- a CDS encoding HAMP domain-containing protein: MTEHGSTPDAAVPQTGLGQDGLGQLLAGLTAVREGDLSVRLPDAADGILGEIAGVYNDMVGHLSLVTSEVTRVADEVGAQGLLGGRIREPRSRGVWRELTSGVNTMADNLTSQVRSIAQVATAVAGGDLTRKIRVDARGEILELKETINTMVDRLSSFAEEVTRVAREVGTEGKLGGQATVHGVSGTWKDLTDNVNSMADNLTNQVRNIAQVTTAVAQGDLTSRIDVSARGEILELKTTINTMVDQLSSFAAEVTRVAREVGTEGKLGGQAEVEGVSGTWKRLTENVNELAGNLTRQVRAIAEVTSAVAEGDLTRSITVDAPGEVRDLRDNINSMVESLRATTRANEEQDWLQTTLARTTSLLQGTRSLPEIAELIMAEVPPLIDAQYGAFFLATDGEKGTELVMTASYGSPDDPDAPPRRFRLGQSLVGQSAHDRRTLVVERVPAGYATVASGVGSGDPGMLIVLPIVVEEQVLGAVEFASLSPFSPLRREFLDRFVVSAGAVLSSLVANLRTDELLGQYRQLADELQSRSKELQIGQQELQRSNAELQEKAALLAERNKDIESKNLVIEQARQELEARAQQLSRTSMYKSEFLANMSHELRTPLNSLLILARLLAQNAEGNLTEKQVDYAEVIHSAGSDLLQLINDILDLSKVEAGKMDIRHEPFPLRQLVEYLEATFGPVADERHLEFTVTLADDLPEALNSDEARIRQILRNLLSNALKFTDEGRVSLTVEHASSAETPPILAGTGQVLAFRVADTGIGIPAEQLQHVFEAFQQGDGTAARRHGGTGLGLSISREVAGLLGGAIQAQSVAGRGSTFTFYLPVPRPAELAAAGAASAARALAVPGSSSALRPDGATSPDGLAGRTVLVVDDDVRNVYALTEVLEGRGLRVLTADGGRAGLDVLAAHDEVALVLMDVMMAGMDGYSAIKAIRRLPDHAGLPVIAVTAKAMPGDRAQALAAGADDYVSKPVDEEELTDKIRSWLAG; encoded by the coding sequence ATGACAGAGCACGGTTCCACCCCGGACGCGGCGGTGCCGCAGACGGGACTCGGCCAGGACGGCCTCGGGCAGCTGCTCGCCGGACTCACCGCCGTGCGGGAGGGGGACCTGTCCGTCCGGCTCCCCGACGCCGCGGACGGCATCCTCGGCGAGATCGCCGGCGTCTACAACGACATGGTCGGCCACCTCTCGCTGGTCACCTCCGAGGTCACCCGGGTCGCCGACGAGGTCGGCGCCCAGGGTCTGCTCGGCGGCCGGATCCGCGAGCCCCGCTCGCGCGGGGTGTGGCGCGAGCTCACCTCCGGCGTCAACACGATGGCCGACAACCTGACCTCCCAGGTCCGCTCCATAGCCCAGGTCGCCACGGCCGTCGCCGGCGGAGACCTCACGCGGAAGATCCGGGTGGACGCGCGCGGCGAGATCCTGGAGCTGAAGGAGACCATCAACACGATGGTGGACCGGCTGTCCTCGTTCGCCGAGGAGGTCACCCGGGTCGCCCGCGAGGTCGGCACGGAGGGAAAGCTCGGCGGCCAGGCCACCGTGCACGGCGTCTCCGGCACCTGGAAGGACCTCACCGACAACGTCAACTCCATGGCCGACAACCTCACCAACCAGGTGCGGAACATCGCCCAGGTCACCACCGCCGTCGCCCAGGGCGACCTGACCAGCCGGATCGACGTCTCGGCGCGGGGCGAGATCCTCGAACTCAAGACCACCATCAACACGATGGTCGACCAGCTGTCCTCCTTCGCCGCCGAGGTCACCCGGGTCGCCCGCGAGGTCGGCACGGAGGGCAAACTCGGCGGCCAGGCCGAGGTGGAGGGCGTCTCCGGCACCTGGAAGCGGCTCACCGAGAACGTCAACGAGCTCGCCGGGAACCTGACCCGCCAGGTCCGCGCCATCGCCGAGGTCACCAGCGCCGTCGCCGAGGGCGACCTGACCCGGTCGATCACCGTCGACGCCCCCGGAGAGGTCAGGGACCTGCGCGACAACATCAACTCGATGGTCGAGTCGCTGCGCGCCACCACCCGCGCCAACGAGGAACAGGACTGGCTCCAGACCACTCTCGCCCGCACCACGAGCCTGCTGCAGGGCACCCGGAGCCTGCCCGAGATCGCCGAGTTGATCATGGCCGAGGTGCCGCCGCTGATCGACGCCCAGTACGGGGCCTTCTTCCTCGCCACGGACGGCGAGAAGGGCACCGAGCTCGTCATGACCGCCTCCTACGGCTCCCCCGACGACCCGGACGCCCCGCCGCGCCGCTTCCGGCTCGGCCAGTCCCTCGTCGGGCAGTCCGCCCACGACCGGCGCACCCTGGTGGTCGAGCGCGTGCCCGCCGGATACGCCACCGTCGCCTCCGGAGTGGGCTCCGGCGATCCGGGCATGCTGATCGTCCTGCCCATCGTGGTCGAGGAACAGGTGCTCGGCGCGGTCGAGTTCGCCTCACTGTCCCCCTTCTCACCCCTGCGGCGGGAGTTCCTCGACCGGTTCGTGGTCAGCGCGGGAGCCGTCCTCAGCTCCCTGGTCGCCAACCTCCGCACCGACGAGCTCCTCGGCCAGTACCGTCAGCTGGCCGACGAACTGCAGTCCCGGTCGAAGGAGTTGCAGATCGGCCAGCAGGAACTCCAGCGCTCCAACGCCGAGTTGCAGGAGAAGGCCGCGCTCCTGGCCGAGCGCAACAAGGACATCGAGTCGAAGAACCTGGTGATCGAGCAGGCGCGCCAGGAACTGGAGGCCCGGGCCCAGCAGCTGTCCCGCACCTCCATGTACAAGTCCGAGTTCCTCGCCAACATGAGCCACGAACTGCGCACCCCGCTCAACAGCCTGCTCATCCTGGCGCGGCTGCTCGCCCAGAACGCCGAGGGGAACCTGACGGAGAAGCAGGTCGACTACGCCGAGGTCATCCACTCCGCCGGATCCGACCTCCTCCAGCTGATCAACGACATCCTCGACCTGTCGAAGGTCGAGGCCGGCAAGATGGACATCAGGCACGAGCCGTTCCCCCTGCGTCAGCTGGTCGAGTATCTGGAAGCGACGTTCGGTCCGGTCGCCGACGAGCGGCACCTCGAGTTCACCGTCACCCTGGCGGACGACCTGCCCGAGGCGCTGAACAGCGACGAGGCACGCATCCGCCAGATCCTGCGCAACCTGCTCTCCAACGCGCTGAAGTTCACCGACGAGGGCCGGGTGTCGCTCACCGTCGAGCACGCCTCCTCCGCCGAGACGCCCCCCATCCTGGCCGGGACCGGGCAGGTCCTCGCCTTCCGGGTCGCCGACACCGGCATCGGGATCCCCGCGGAGCAGCTCCAGCACGTCTTCGAGGCCTTCCAGCAGGGCGACGGCACGGCCGCCCGGCGGCACGGGGGCACCGGCCTCGGACTGTCGATCAGCCGGGAGGTGGCCGGCCTCCTCGGCGGGGCCATCCAGGCGCAGAGCGTCGCGGGCCGCGGCAGCACCTTCACGTTCTACCTGCCGGTGCCCCGGCCGGCGGAGCTCGCGGCGGCCGGGGCGGCCTCCGCCGCGCGGGCGCTGGCCGTCCCCGGCTCCTCGTCCGCCCTCCGGCCGGACGGCGCCACCTCCCCGGACGGGCTGGCGGGCCGGACCGTGCTCGTGGTGGACGACGACGTGCGCAACGTGTACGCCCTCACCGAAGTCCTCGAAGGGCGCGGACTCCGCGTCCTCACGGCCGACGGCGGCCGTGCCGGCCTCGACGTGCTCGCCGCGCACGACGAGGTCGCGCTCGTGCTGATGGACGTCATGATGGCCGGGATGGACGGCTATTCGGCCATCAAGGCCATCAGGCGGCTGCCGGACCACGCGGGCCTCCCCGTCATCGCGGTCACCGCGAAGGCGATGCCGGGCGACCGCGCCCAGGCCCTCGCGGCGGGCGCCGACGACTACGTGTCGAAGCCGGTCGACGAGGAGGAACTGACCGACAAGATCCGCAGCTGGCTCGCCGGCTGA
- a CDS encoding STAS domain-containing protein has translation MSRTGEARASREDRLLVVNRGGGRPGTVLLTLDGELDHDTVKPLRTALEESTGAARVVVDCSGLRFCDSTGLNVLLRTRLRLLTEGGRMDLAGLRSPVRRIFEITGALNVFRVYDDADAALADTGTGN, from the coding sequence GTGAGCCGAACGGGAGAGGCCAGGGCCTCGCGGGAGGACCGCCTCCTGGTGGTGAACCGGGGCGGCGGACGTCCCGGGACCGTCCTCCTGACCCTCGACGGCGAGCTCGACCACGACACCGTGAAACCCCTCCGGACGGCACTGGAGGAGAGCACGGGGGCCGCGCGCGTCGTCGTCGACTGCTCGGGACTGCGGTTCTGCGACTCGACCGGCCTGAACGTGCTCCTGCGGACGCGGCTGCGGCTGCTGACGGAGGGAGGGCGGATGGATCTGGCCGGGCTGCGGTCGCCGGTGCGCCGCATCTTCGAGATCACCGGCGCGCTGAACGTCTTCCGGGTGTACGACGACGCCGACGCCGCCCTCGCGGACACCGGCACCGGGAACTGA
- a CDS encoding SpoIIE family protein phosphatase, with protein MTGSAESTGPPPLAPAARGFAELAAENRWLRDRSARRHLLDLAAGVLAAQLRLPPSEATEYLSALAHATGLSAEDLAADIVNAAAGDGGHAAVPPESDGPEHEGGSVEHPAETRRARRAAAAAEAADTVGEAARTLLEEGLAPLGADSLWLWQCVDRGCLRLVGSAGVGAAEAAAWQWIPPAAPETFRAVLVENAPVWLEDGPPTGEPLPGPTARAARALLPLRRRDRTVGLALVGWPGPTMLDATARRALTGLMDVAGTVLDTAGSPPIAVPVLVDVLDSLAQPAMLLAVPGTSGEPAVEHLNDEGADALGGTSSGSDASLARAFPLVHADLARMARRAVGTVRTQRAARLPASAAPGDTTPLLDVRVLPAGGRHAVVLWHTVGATGFAAARAVARLQSVAPFQDSLTGGGTVWSPEAYGIFGMARDEPPVPLADLRDRVRPDDREALADLVATVTERQTGGQTVLRIVLPDGTVRHVRVAAEPLIAEGAVTGLAGVYQDVSDSRRTEAALTATFDHLTALHDQAELRHQLALQLQQAIVPEVPGLQEMPGDLVVAARYRPAAQEYRVGGDWYDVLALPSGKILVAVGDIAGHGIDAVTGMVALRNAQRALAFTGHSPRRLMEWLNEVTLRTGGGVTATAVCALYDPEDRGLLWTSAGHLPMVLLRDGRARLLEPPQDLLLGAVPSYGYGEQRIGLRPGDTLLLYTDGLIERRHDGLDEGVARLAGDAERLADHAPDTLVDALLATAAGDTDDDTSIVAVRVRGRPPTR; from the coding sequence TTGACCGGTTCTGCAGAATCCACGGGCCCCCCGCCCCTGGCCCCCGCGGCCCGCGGCTTCGCCGAACTCGCCGCAGAGAACCGCTGGCTGCGCGACCGGTCCGCCCGACGCCACCTGCTCGACCTCGCCGCCGGCGTGCTCGCCGCCCAGCTGCGGCTGCCGCCCTCCGAGGCGACCGAATACCTCTCCGCGCTGGCACATGCGACCGGCCTGTCCGCGGAGGACCTCGCCGCGGACATCGTGAACGCGGCCGCCGGCGACGGCGGGCACGCCGCCGTTCCTCCGGAGAGCGACGGCCCCGAGCACGAAGGCGGGAGCGTCGAGCACCCCGCCGAGACGCGCCGGGCCCGCCGCGCGGCCGCGGCCGCGGAGGCCGCCGACACGGTCGGCGAGGCGGCACGGACCCTCCTGGAGGAGGGCCTCGCCCCGCTCGGCGCGGACAGTCTCTGGCTGTGGCAGTGCGTCGACCGCGGCTGTCTGCGGCTCGTCGGCTCCGCGGGCGTGGGAGCCGCCGAGGCCGCCGCCTGGCAGTGGATCCCGCCCGCCGCCCCCGAGACGTTCCGTGCCGTCCTCGTCGAGAACGCCCCGGTCTGGCTGGAGGACGGCCCCCCCACCGGTGAACCCCTGCCCGGCCCCACCGCCCGCGCCGCCCGCGCCCTGCTCCCGCTGCGCCGGCGCGACAGGACCGTCGGCCTCGCACTCGTCGGCTGGCCGGGCCCGACGATGCTCGACGCCACGGCCCGCCGGGCCCTCACGGGGCTCATGGACGTGGCGGGCACCGTACTCGACACCGCCGGCTCGCCGCCGATCGCCGTCCCCGTCCTCGTCGACGTGCTCGACTCCCTCGCCCAGCCGGCGATGCTGCTCGCCGTGCCCGGGACGTCGGGGGAGCCGGCCGTGGAGCACCTCAACGACGAAGGGGCCGACGCGCTCGGCGGCACCTCCTCGGGAAGCGACGCCTCCCTGGCGCGCGCCTTCCCCCTCGTCCACGCCGACCTGGCGCGCATGGCACGGCGCGCCGTCGGCACCGTGCGCACCCAGCGGGCCGCCCGCCTGCCGGCGTCCGCCGCCCCGGGGGACACGACGCCGCTCCTCGACGTGCGGGTGCTGCCGGCCGGCGGGAGGCACGCCGTGGTGCTGTGGCACACCGTGGGCGCGACCGGGTTCGCCGCGGCCCGGGCGGTCGCCCGGCTGCAGAGCGTGGCGCCCTTCCAGGACAGCCTGACGGGCGGCGGGACGGTGTGGTCACCGGAGGCGTACGGCATCTTCGGGATGGCGCGGGACGAGCCCCCGGTGCCGCTCGCGGACCTGCGCGACCGGGTGCGCCCGGACGACCGGGAGGCCCTCGCCGACCTGGTGGCGACCGTGACCGAGCGGCAGACGGGCGGGCAGACGGTCCTGCGGATCGTGCTCCCCGACGGGACCGTGCGCCACGTGCGGGTGGCGGCCGAGCCGCTGATCGCGGAGGGGGCCGTCACCGGCCTCGCCGGGGTGTACCAGGACGTGTCGGACAGCCGCAGGACCGAGGCCGCGCTCACCGCGACCTTCGACCACCTCACCGCGCTGCACGACCAGGCGGAGCTGCGCCACCAGCTGGCGCTCCAGCTCCAGCAGGCGATCGTGCCCGAGGTGCCCGGCCTCCAGGAGATGCCCGGGGACCTGGTGGTGGCCGCCCGGTACCGGCCGGCGGCGCAGGAGTACCGGGTCGGCGGCGACTGGTACGACGTGCTCGCGCTGCCCAGCGGCAAGATCCTCGTGGCCGTCGGGGACATCGCGGGGCACGGCATCGACGCCGTCACGGGCATGGTGGCGCTCCGCAACGCCCAGCGCGCCCTCGCCTTCACCGGCCACTCGCCCCGGCGGCTGATGGAGTGGCTCAACGAGGTGACCCTGCGCACGGGCGGCGGCGTCACGGCGACCGCCGTCTGCGCCCTGTACGACCCCGAGGACCGCGGCCTGCTCTGGACGAGCGCCGGGCACCTGCCGATGGTGCTGCTCAGGGACGGCAGGGCACGGCTGCTCGAACCGCCCCAGGACCTGCTGCTCGGCGCGGTGCCCTCGTACGGCTACGGCGAGCAGCGGATCGGGCTGCGCCCGGGGGACACCCTGCTGCTGTACACCGACGGGCTGATCGAGCGCCGTCACGACGGCCTCGACGAGGGCGTGGCACGGCTCGCCGGTGACGCGGAGCGGCTCGCGGACCACGCGCCGGACACGCTCGTCGACGCCCTGCTCGCCACGGCGGCCGGCGACACCGACGACGACACCAGCATCGTCGCCGTACGGGTCCGGGGCCGGCCGCCGACCCGCTGA